The following coding sequences are from one Granulicella sp. L56 window:
- a CDS encoding exosortase C-terminal domain/associated protein EpsI: protein MKSPKFWTVVLLLVVTALILHSRGDTDRVPPSEPLKLMPETIGSWTAQDLPIADDVLSVLGKGDFLNRIYTSSQPVNISQTSEPVAANLPIGLFIGYFPTQRTGQTMHSPQNCLPGAGWTFDSRRYINLKDVNGKSYRVGEYQISNGEIRQFVIYWYQAHGRSIPNEYVARAYMVADAIRLDRTDGALVRVITQIAPTETVADARERAVHFTSLMAPMLSRFIPN from the coding sequence ATGAAGTCACCCAAATTCTGGACGGTTGTCCTCCTTCTTGTCGTCACTGCTCTAATCCTGCACAGCCGCGGCGATACCGACCGCGTGCCCCCCAGCGAGCCCTTGAAACTGATGCCGGAGACGATCGGCTCATGGACAGCACAGGACCTGCCCATCGCCGACGACGTTCTTTCTGTGCTGGGCAAGGGCGATTTTCTCAACCGCATCTACACCAGCTCACAGCCTGTCAACATCAGCCAAACATCTGAGCCAGTTGCTGCTAACCTGCCGATCGGGCTCTTCATTGGCTACTTTCCCACGCAGCGCACGGGCCAGACCATGCACTCACCTCAGAATTGCCTGCCGGGAGCGGGCTGGACGTTCGATTCCCGCCGCTACATCAACCTGAAAGACGTGAATGGCAAAAGCTACAGGGTGGGCGAATACCAGATCAGCAATGGGGAGATCCGACAGTTCGTCATTTACTGGTATCAGGCGCATGGACGGAGCATTCCCAATGAATATGTCGCAAGGGCCTATATGGTCGCCGACGCCATCCGCCTGGACCGCACCGATGGAGCGCTGGTGCGCGTCATCACACAAATTGCGCCGACAGAGACGGTGGCGGATGCCCGCGAACGCGCGGTTCACTTTACCAGCCTGATGGCACCCATGCTGTCCCGGTTCATACCGAACTAA